A single window of Chloracidobacterium sp. DNA harbors:
- a CDS encoding CBS domain-containing protein produces MTETDAPAKSRKKCREIMTNSVRTASPEQTIRQVAELMRDGDMGAVPILDNGKLVGIVTDRDIVVRSIAEGIDATSLISNVMSKDLSTVGPDDYVFEAIRLMGDKQVRRIPVIDETGGLAGIISMADVALETEDELEIAEALEEISSGSSFWGKR; encoded by the coding sequence ATGACCGAAACCGATGCTCCCGCAAAATCGCGAAAAAAGTGCCGCGAAATTATGACCAATAGCGTCAGAACCGCGTCGCCCGAGCAAACTATAAGGCAGGTCGCCGAACTGATGCGTGACGGCGATATGGGAGCGGTTCCGATCTTGGATAATGGGAAACTCGTCGGCATCGTCACCGATCGGGATATTGTAGTCCGTTCGATCGCCGAGGGGATCGACGCCACTTCCCTTATTAGCAATGTAATGTCCAAGGACCTTTCAACGGTCGGGCCCGATGATTATGTCTTCGAGGCGATAAGGTTGATGGGTGACAAACAGGTGCGCCGAATCCCGGTTATCGATGAGACGGGCGGACTTGCGGGGATTATCTCGATGGCCGACGTTGCACTTGAGACCGAGGACGAACTCGAGATCGCCGAGGCTCTCGAAGAGATCTCGAGCGGAAGCAGTTTTTGGGGTAAGCGATGA
- the lon gene encoding endopeptidase La, translating into MADINDEEIIDAAVPPLPQQLEIAVLPLQNTTLFPDTVVPLAVGRERSTRAVESALATEEKLIACVTTKTENVTGDDATPTDLYQIGTVVNIKRMMRNEGVMQLIVQGIDRFEVLEWTGEQPYLKAKIQILPVLRRDDDEEIEALKRNIQGMIQEALALLPNVPPEIRLAVMSQEDPVQLSYFLASVLDLGTETEQKMLESSSVDGLLTLAHAALAREVEIMQIRSKIASEAQQEMDKSQRDYVLRQQMKAIQKELGDDESGEQAEAEQLRERLEKADLPDDVRKEATRELKRMEQLPQSAPDYHVIRTYIEYILELPWRRSSEEKLDLAEARKILDEDHYGLDDIKERILESLAVVKLRPDSKSPIILFVGPPGVGKTSLGRSIARALGREFDRMSLGGMRDEAELRGHRRTYIGAMPGRIIQSLRRVSVNNPVLMLDEIDKLGNDFRGDPASALLEILDPAQNNTFRDNYIDLPFDLSKVFFIATANQLQPIPMPLRDRMEIIHLGGYSDREKLGIARQYLIPRQIKENGLTEDQLEISDDAVNLLTSRYTREAGVRQLERTVGNLARKVALKVAEGLNEKVSITAEEIKGYIGPPRVYPEEARKELPPGVATGMAWTEMGGEVLFIEATLLPGGSGLTLTGQLGDVMKESAQAARSYLWSHAVELGIDPEAIKQNGVHIHVPAGAIPKDGPSAGVTMASALASLYTGRKVRSDTAMTGEITLSGLVFPVGGVKEKVLAAHRAGIRRIILPDRNEVDLEEIPDDVRKELAVFPATRISDVLSAALEKDANDNALTSYTVQNIDTKPDIADPLIAKEN; encoded by the coding sequence ATGGCTGACATTAATGATGAAGAGATCATCGATGCTGCGGTGCCGCCACTACCGCAACAACTAGAGATAGCGGTATTGCCGCTGCAAAACACCACGCTTTTCCCGGACACGGTCGTGCCATTGGCGGTCGGTCGCGAGCGTTCGACCCGCGCGGTCGAATCCGCTCTTGCCACCGAAGAAAAGCTGATCGCCTGCGTCACCACAAAAACCGAGAACGTGACCGGTGACGATGCGACACCAACCGACCTGTATCAGATCGGCACCGTCGTAAATATCAAGCGAATGATGCGTAATGAGGGCGTGATGCAGCTTATCGTCCAGGGTATCGATCGTTTTGAGGTACTCGAATGGACCGGTGAACAACCGTATCTCAAGGCCAAGATACAGATATTGCCCGTGCTTCGCCGCGACGATGACGAAGAGATAGAGGCACTTAAGCGCAATATTCAGGGGATGATCCAAGAAGCTCTGGCACTGCTTCCAAATGTTCCGCCCGAGATTCGTTTGGCAGTAATGTCGCAGGAAGATCCGGTTCAACTTTCGTATTTTCTTGCCTCGGTCCTCGATCTCGGGACAGAGACCGAGCAGAAGATGCTCGAATCAAGTAGCGTCGACGGCCTTTTGACGCTGGCGCACGCCGCTCTCGCCCGAGAGGTCGAGATTATGCAGATCCGTTCGAAGATTGCTTCTGAGGCCCAGCAAGAGATGGACAAATCGCAACGCGATTACGTCCTTCGGCAGCAAATGAAAGCGATCCAGAAAGAACTCGGCGACGACGAGTCCGGCGAGCAGGCCGAGGCGGAACAACTGCGCGAACGCCTGGAAAAGGCCGATTTGCCCGATGACGTCCGAAAAGAGGCGACACGCGAACTCAAGCGGATGGAGCAGTTGCCTCAATCGGCACCGGATTACCACGTCATTCGCACCTATATCGAGTACATTCTGGAATTGCCCTGGCGACGATCTAGCGAGGAGAAACTCGATCTGGCCGAGGCTCGCAAGATACTTGACGAAGACCATTATGGCCTCGACGATATTAAAGAACGCATCCTGGAGTCACTTGCAGTCGTCAAACTCCGACCTGATTCTAAGAGTCCGATCATCCTTTTTGTAGGACCGCCAGGAGTCGGCAAGACCTCACTAGGACGATCGATCGCTCGTGCCCTTGGACGTGAGTTTGATCGTATGTCACTTGGCGGAATGCGTGATGAGGCTGAACTTCGCGGACATCGCCGAACCTATATCGGGGCTATGCCCGGCCGTATAATCCAGTCGTTGCGGCGCGTGTCCGTCAACAATCCTGTGTTAATGCTCGATGAGATCGATAAGCTTGGCAACGATTTCCGCGGCGACCCTGCGTCTGCCTTGCTCGAAATACTCGACCCGGCTCAAAACAACACATTTCGCGACAATTACATCGACCTGCCGTTCGATCTTTCAAAAGTGTTCTTTATCGCGACCGCTAACCAGTTACAGCCGATACCAATGCCCCTACGCGACCGAATGGAGATCATCCATCTCGGTGGCTACAGCGATCGGGAGAAATTGGGAATCGCCAGGCAGTACCTTATTCCGCGGCAGATCAAGGAAAATGGATTGACCGAAGACCAACTTGAAATATCTGACGACGCTGTAAACCTTTTAACATCTCGTTATACCCGCGAAGCCGGCGTCCGACAGCTTGAACGAACCGTCGGCAACCTGGCACGAAAGGTGGCTCTTAAGGTTGCCGAGGGACTGAATGAAAAGGTCTCGATCACTGCCGAAGAGATCAAGGGGTATATCGGGCCACCACGAGTGTATCCCGAAGAAGCGAGAAAGGAACTGCCACCGGGAGTCGCGACCGGTATGGCGTGGACCGAGATGGGCGGAGAGGTTTTGTTCATCGAGGCGACGCTGTTGCCGGGCGGCAGCGGACTGACGCTGACCGGCCAACTTGGTGACGTGATGAAAGAGTCGGCTCAGGCCGCCCGTAGCTATCTGTGGTCTCACGCAGTCGAACTCGGGATCGATCCCGAGGCTATCAAGCAAAACGGTGTTCATATCCACGTGCCTGCGGGAGCGATACCGAAAGACGGGCCAAGTGCAGGTGTTACAATGGCCTCGGCTCTGGCATCGTTGTACACCGGCCGTAAGGTTAGGTCGGATACTGCGATGACGGGAGAGATCACACTCTCGGGACTTGTGTTTCCGGTTGGGGGAGTCAAAGAGAAGGTACTCGCTGCTCATCGTGCGGGTATTCGGCGAATTATATTGCCGGATCGAAACGAAGTTGATCTCGAAGAGATCCCCGATGACGTCCGAAAGGAACTTGCGGTATTTCCGGCAACAAGGATCAGTGATGTACTTAGTGCTGCACTCGAAAAAGATGCCAATGACAATGCGTTGACGTCGTACACTGTTCAGAATATCGATACTAAGCCCGACATAGCCGATCCGTTAATTGCAAAGGAGAATTAG
- a CDS encoding Hsp20/alpha crystallin family protein, with amino-acid sequence MARSINRNFQFLGTSKNVQSGRLWYPAADVFQTPDGWLVKVELAGVSAEDIELDVQGNVLYIAGCRKDRSCGTGVSYQQMEITYSNFEKTLKFPASIEGAVVEHNFENGLLIIHLRKASK; translated from the coding sequence ATGGCAAGATCTATTAATCGGAATTTTCAATTTCTTGGCACTTCTAAAAACGTCCAGTCCGGACGCCTGTGGTACCCCGCGGCTGATGTATTTCAGACGCCTGACGGTTGGCTGGTCAAGGTCGAACTCGCCGGCGTTTCAGCTGAGGACATAGAACTTGATGTACAAGGCAACGTCCTTTACATCGCCGGTTGTCGCAAAGACAGATCGTGCGGCACGGGCGTTTCGTATCAGCAGATGGAGATCACTTACAGCAATTTTGAGAAAACGCTCAAATTCCCAGCGTCGATCGAGGGAGCTGTCGTTGAACATAATTTTGAAAACGGTCTATTGATAATTCACCTGCGCAAGGCATCTAAGTAA
- a CDS encoding inorganic phosphate transporter, whose translation MESTTVLVVFIIAVALIFDYTNGMHDAANSIATVVSTRVLSPGVAVIWAAFFNFIAFLVFGTGVAKMIGGGLVDLKPINSDQHLLVLLAGLLGVIAWNLITWWLGLPTSSSHALIGGYAGAAVTAAWGFGVIIPAGWYLTLGFIVGAPLLGMALGYFLMTAVFWLFRKLPLARVDKFFRVGQLFSAAAYSLGHGGNDAQKTMGIITAVLVAGHFLEPAIIPCKNIAEIGPCTGLPDIPLWVEISAQGAIALGTLTGGWRIVKTMGSKIVKLQPVGGFCAETAGAITLAFATHFGIPVSTTHTITGAIVGVGSAKRFSAVKWGVAGRIVWAWVLTIPAAAVIAGISYGIIHLIDKLLFAR comes from the coding sequence ATGGAAAGCACAACGGTCCTGGTTGTATTCATTATTGCGGTTGCCTTGATCTTCGATTACACGAATGGCATGCACGATGCCGCGAACTCGATCGCGACCGTTGTCTCGACGCGTGTACTCAGCCCGGGTGTCGCGGTTATTTGGGCAGCATTCTTTAATTTCATAGCGTTTTTGGTCTTCGGTACCGGCGTTGCCAAGATGATCGGCGGCGGCCTCGTTGATCTGAAACCTATCAACTCGGACCAGCATTTACTCGTTTTGCTCGCGGGGTTGCTCGGTGTGATAGCGTGGAATCTGATTACGTGGTGGCTAGGTTTGCCGACGTCGAGCTCTCACGCTCTTATCGGCGGCTACGCGGGTGCCGCCGTAACGGCAGCTTGGGGATTCGGAGTTATTATTCCTGCAGGCTGGTACCTCACGCTTGGATTTATAGTCGGAGCGCCGCTATTAGGAATGGCTCTGGGCTACTTCCTAATGACGGCGGTTTTCTGGCTGTTTCGGAAACTGCCGCTGGCTAGAGTAGATAAGTTTTTTCGCGTGGGACAGTTATTTTCGGCTGCTGCATACTCTCTCGGACACGGTGGTAACGATGCACAGAAAACGATGGGTATTATCACGGCCGTACTCGTCGCCGGGCACTTTCTCGAACCGGCTATCATCCCGTGCAAGAATATTGCCGAGATCGGCCCGTGTACGGGATTACCGGATATTCCGCTTTGGGTCGAGATCTCAGCTCAGGGAGCTATCGCACTCGGCACCTTGACCGGTGGATGGCGCATCGTTAAAACGATGGGCTCGAAGATTGTGAAACTCCAACCCGTGGGCGGATTTTGCGCTGAAACAGCGGGAGCTATAACGCTCGCATTTGCGACTCACTTTGGCATTCCCGTTTCAACGACCCATACAATTACTGGTGCGATCGTAGGCGTCGGTTCGGCAAAGCGGTTTTCAGCGGTTAAATGGGGCGTCGCCGGACGGATCGTCTGGGCGTGGGTATTAACTATACCTGCAGCTGCCGTAATCGCCGGTATTTCGTACGGCATTATCCACTTGATCGACAAACTTTTGTTCGCTCGATAG
- a CDS encoding DUF47 domain-containing protein, with protein MAFSFLPKEDQYFALFLQMTAKIQEAAAILIELMKGPDGNYAALSKKIKNVEHECDEITHLITIKLNKSFITPFDREDIYTLSVALDDVCDYIDAAARAVVMYDIHNTDEFAVQLAELIQKLALEIDKAAALLKDAKGLEKHLLEIQRLENDADEVYFNAMAALFKNNTDAVHIIKWKDLYEILENATDRCESVGNIIESIILKHN; from the coding sequence ATGGCATTTAGCTTTTTACCGAAGGAAGATCAGTATTTTGCTCTGTTTCTGCAAATGACCGCAAAAATTCAGGAAGCGGCCGCAATATTGATCGAATTGATGAAGGGGCCGGACGGAAATTACGCCGCCCTTTCTAAAAAGATCAAGAATGTTGAGCACGAATGCGATGAGATCACCCATCTCATCACCATAAAACTCAACAAGTCATTTATCACACCTTTTGACCGCGAGGACATATATACACTGTCTGTCGCACTTGACGATGTCTGCGATTACATAGATGCGGCAGCTCGTGCGGTCGTGATGTATGACATCCACAATACGGACGAATTTGCCGTACAGCTTGCGGAGTTAATTCAGAAGTTGGCTCTTGAGATCGATAAGGCCGCAGCGTTGCTAAAGGACGCAAAGGGACTCGAAAAGCACTTGCTTGAGATCCAGCGGCTCGAAAACGACGCTGACGAAGTCTATTTCAACGCGATGGCAGCATTATTCAAGAACAATACGGATGCCGTTCACATCATCAAGTGGAAGGATCTTTACGAGATCCTGGAAAACGCCACCGATCGATGCGAGAGCGTCGGGAACATCATCGAAAGCATCATCCTCAAACATAATTAA
- the nadA gene encoding quinolinate synthase NadA, with product MSATLEIAQTFENYLVMSDSELAERIEAARGELGKRVVILGHHYQRNDVIRHADLTGDSYQLSVMASQTDAEYIVFCGVHFMAESADIVGKDKQHVILPDLGAGCSMADMASIDQVEDAWEQLREIGVLNSKVAPITYMNSTAQIKAFCGRNEGVVCTSSNAIPLFDIYLKEFDKMFFFPDQHLGRNTGSKFGIPLEQMVLWNPHEELGGNTEEQLHQAKLILWRGHCSVHGRFKPWHVDKIRKDHPGMKVIVHPECPKEVVDMADLDGSTSFIIKTVENSPTGSKWAIGTEVNLVTRLQDRFPDKQIQLLAPDLCMCATMYRIAPQNLAWAMENLVEGNIVNEIIVDDETKHFANIALQRMIDFTEKNG from the coding sequence ATGTCAGCCACACTGGAAATAGCACAAACATTCGAAAATTATCTGGTTATGTCCGACTCCGAGTTGGCAGAACGGATCGAGGCGGCTCGTGGAGAATTAGGCAAGCGAGTCGTGATTCTCGGCCACCACTATCAGCGCAATGACGTCATCCGGCACGCCGATCTGACCGGCGACAGCTATCAATTATCAGTGATGGCCTCGCAGACCGACGCTGAATATATCGTATTTTGCGGCGTACACTTTATGGCCGAATCGGCTGATATCGTCGGCAAGGACAAACAGCACGTGATCTTGCCGGATCTAGGTGCGGGCTGTTCGATGGCGGATATGGCCTCGATCGATCAGGTGGAAGATGCGTGGGAACAGTTGCGGGAGATCGGGGTTTTGAATAGCAAAGTCGCTCCGATCACGTACATGAATTCTACAGCCCAGATCAAGGCATTTTGCGGACGCAACGAAGGCGTCGTATGCACATCGTCAAACGCGATCCCGCTCTTCGATATCTATCTCAAGGAATTCGACAAGATGTTCTTTTTCCCCGATCAGCATCTTGGAAGAAATACTGGTTCGAAATTCGGCATACCGCTCGAACAAATGGTTTTGTGGAATCCACACGAGGAACTAGGCGGTAACACGGAAGAGCAACTCCATCAGGCCAAATTGATTCTCTGGCGCGGACATTGTTCCGTACACGGGCGATTCAAACCGTGGCACGTGGACAAGATTCGCAAGGACCACCCCGGAATGAAAGTGATCGTTCATCCCGAATGCCCAAAGGAGGTTGTCGATATGGCCGATCTCGACGGTTCGACATCGTTTATTATCAAAACGGTCGAAAATTCGCCGACGGGATCGAAATGGGCGATCGGCACCGAGGTAAATCTTGTTACTCGTTTACAAGACCGCTTTCCGGACAAACAGATCCAACTGCTCGCACCCGACCTGTGTATGTGCGCGACGATGTACCGCATCGCCCCACAGAATCTGGCTTGGGCAATGGAGAATCTTGTCGAGGGCAATATTGTCAACGAGATCATTGTAGATGACGAGACAAAACATTTCGCCAACATCGCGTTGCAGCGAATGATCGACTTTACTGAGAAAAACGGGTAG